Proteins from a genomic interval of Deltaproteobacteria bacterium:
- a CDS encoding PKD domain-containing protein — protein MMKRTAIGCWFAAAAVIFLLVSFSQAHARGWTIHQDGRLTVDGSTYAGFSHYFSSDAFKQSGRRCGTVSPSVRFEPDGGPSDCGANQSANLDDYAPAQIYEIPVVVHIIIRSDGVGNISDSRVQSQIDILNEDFMAILGTPGENGTISGVRFRLASVDPSGNPTSGITRTTNDNWFQDNDEYGFKSALGWDRSRYLNIYTNSAGGYLGYAYLPQSDAGSVWDGVVILYSAFGRDSGNPPYDQGRTTTHEVGHYLGLEHTFEGGCQTATPPGCYSSGDLICDTNSEQSPVFGCPSASVTCNSPDPIHNYMDYTDDTCMTNYTPEQARRLRCALENYRPVLYTVTTGLVADFTANATQGAAPLTVNFTDLTTDAVTSWFWTFGDGGTSSAQNPLHTYTAAGQYTVALTVNGPSGSDIVTKPGYITLTESPAKRLLGPAILLPLLLKQDPQPLSREKQSKRIDGPIVPGN, from the coding sequence ATGATGAAACGAACAGCAATTGGATGTTGGTTTGCAGCGGCGGCTGTGATTTTCCTATTGGTTTCCTTTTCCCAAGCGCATGCGAGAGGGTGGACGATTCATCAGGACGGCCGGTTGACGGTCGACGGCTCTACCTACGCCGGCTTCTCTCACTACTTCAGTTCAGATGCGTTCAAACAGTCGGGGCGACGCTGCGGCACGGTGTCGCCGTCTGTTCGTTTTGAACCCGATGGAGGTCCCTCTGATTGCGGCGCCAACCAGTCCGCTAATCTTGATGACTATGCACCAGCCCAGATCTACGAGATCCCGGTCGTGGTTCATATCATCATACGAAGCGACGGCGTGGGGAATATTTCGGATAGCCGTGTTCAGAGTCAGATAGACATCCTCAACGAAGACTTTATGGCGATTTTAGGAACGCCTGGAGAAAACGGAACGATAAGCGGAGTACGCTTTCGTCTTGCTTCGGTGGATCCATCCGGAAATCCCACTTCCGGCATTACCCGGACTACCAACGACAACTGGTTCCAAGACAATGACGAATATGGGTTTAAAAGCGCCCTGGGTTGGGATCGGTCGCGCTATCTGAACATATACACAAACTCGGCCGGCGGGTATCTCGGGTACGCTTATCTACCGCAGTCGGATGCCGGATCGGTGTGGGATGGAGTGGTCATTCTATACTCCGCCTTTGGACGAGACAGCGGAAATCCCCCTTACGACCAGGGTAGAACCACGACGCACGAAGTGGGTCATTATTTGGGACTTGAACATACGTTTGAAGGTGGTTGTCAAACGGCAACTCCCCCCGGCTGCTACTCCAGCGGTGACCTGATCTGTGACACCAACAGTGAACAATCGCCCGTCTTCGGCTGCCCTTCGGCGAGTGTGACCTGCAACAGCCCGGACCCCATCCACAACTACATGGACTACACCGACGACACCTGTATGACCAACTACACTCCCGAACAGGCGCGGCGTTTACGTTGCGCATTGGAGAACTACCGGCCCGTGCTATATACCGTGACAACCGGCCTGGTCGCCGACTTCACGGCAAATGCAACCCAGGGTGCGGCCCCGCTCACGGTCAACTTCACGGATCTAACAACGGACGCCGTGACTTCCTGGTTTTGGACATTCGGAGACGGCGGAACGAGTTCCGCGCAGAACCCGCTGCACACGTACACGGCGGCCGGCCAGTACACGGTGGCGCTCACAGTGAACGGACCCTCGGGGTCGGACATCGTGACCAAGCCGGGCTATATCACGCTGACCGAATCTCCAGCGAAAAGACTGCTGGGTCCTGCCATTCTACTCCCTCTTCTGCTAAAGCAAGATCCCCAGCCGCTTTCTCGCGAGAAACAATCAAAACGGATCGACGGTCCGATCGTCCCGGGAAATTGA